The sequence TACGGCCGTCCGCCGGGTGCGGAGCCGGGGCGTTCGGGGTCCACTCGGGCCATGAGCAGCGAACCGCCCCCCGGCTCCGGAGAGCAGCCCCCCGAGGACGACCCGTTCAGGAAGCGGCCCCCGTCGGACCAGGGCGCGGGCTCGCCGTACGACACCCCGTCAGGCGGCGGCGCCCAGCAGCCCCCGCCACCGGGTGGCGGCGAGCAGCCCCCCGGTGGCGGGGGCCAGCAACCGCCCCCCTACGGAGGTCAGCAGCCACCCCCGTACGGAGGTCAGCAGCCACCCCCTTACGGCGGCGCCCAGCCTCCTCCCTACGGCGGTGGTCCCTACGGCGGTGGGGGTCCCTACGGCCCCGACCCGCTGGCCGGTATGCCCCCGCTGGCCGACAGCGGCAGGCGGACGCTCGCGCGGATCGTCGACATGATCCTCGTCGGCATCGTCGTCTGGCTGCTCACCTGGGCGTTCGGCGTGCGCGAGTACAACGTCAACGGCGATCACGTGGAGGTCGGCAAGTCGGTGGGGCAGTCCCTCATCGCGGCCGTGCTGTACGTCGCCTACGACACCTTCATGATCTCCAAGAACGGGCAGACCCTCGGCAAGCAGTGGCTCGGCATGCGGGTGGCGAACCTGGACAACGGCGCCACCCCCTCGGCGCAGACCACGTTGATCCGCTCGCTGGTGCTGTGGGTGCCGTTCGCCTTCTGCTGTGCCTGCATCTGGACGGCGATCTGCGGCGGCTGGAGCTTCTTCGACAGGCCGTACAAACAGGGCCTGCACGACAAGGCGGCCAAGACGGTGGTGGTCAGCACCCGTTGAGCGGCCGCCGGGCGACGGCGGCGCGTCCGAGGGCGGCGGGCCCGTGACATCCCACGGGCCCGCCGCCCTCGGACGCGCCGCTCACAGCGACACCGGCTCCTCCTGGGGCGCGGGCTCGACGGGTTCGGCCGGTGCCACGGCCGCGCGGGCCTTCGGCAGCGGCACCGTCATCGCCACGAGCAGCCCGAGGGCCAGTGCCGCGAACGCGATGACGGTGATCCCGAGGCCCGAACTCGTCTGGGACAGCGCCAGCATGGCGAGCGTGGAGAAGATCACGGTGCAGGAACCGTAGGCGAGCTGTGCGGCAGTCGGACGAGGCATGGCAATCGTGTCCTCGGAAGTCGTCGGGGTATCGGGGGTGCCTTCGACTCTCTTCTCGCGTGCATGCCCGAGCCCGGCACCTGGTAAGCGTGACCTAACCCACGCTATCGGTGCACAGGGGGGCGCACAGGGGGCACGGCATTCGTAAAGCGCAGGTCGGCATCGCCTAGTGCAATTGACCTGAGCAAGTCAAGATCTGTCTTTTCTTCTAAACCTCTAGTCAAATTACGTCACTTGACATGCGTCGAACAGGCGCAGGGGAGGAACTCAAGTGACCAGCAGATCCTGGACGTTCAGAGCGGCCGCGGTCGGCGTGACGCTGGCGGCGGCCTCCGCCACGTTCGCCACCTTCGCCGTCGCCGAGGCCGCCACCCGGCCGGCCCGTCCCGCCGTCACCAGCCGGCACGACCCGGCACCGGTGAAGCAGGAGGCGCACGACCTCGACGGCCCGCTCAGCAAGACGCGGAAGGCCCAGCGCCAGGAGGCGCTGAACCAGCTGATCGCGGGCAAGACCAAGGCGAAGGACCGGCATGGCTCCAAGGTCGTCGAACTCAAGAGCGGGAAGGGTGACGGCAAGTACGTCGAGCTGAGCCGCGAGAAGAGCGACAAGATCTTCACGATCCTGGTGGAGTTCGGGGACAGGACCGACCCCAAGTACGGCGGCACCGCGGGCCCGCTGCACAACACGATCGCCGCGCCGGACCGCGCCAAGGACAACTCGACGGCCTGGCAGAAGGACTACGGCCAGAAGCACTACCAGGACCTCTACTTCGGCACCGGCAAGAAGACCGAGTCGCTGAAGAAGTACTACGAGAAGCAGTCCTCGGGCCGCTACTCGGTCGACGGCGAGGTCTCCGACTGGGTCAAGGTCCCCTACAACGAGGCCCGTTACGGCAACAACGCCTGCGGCTCCACCAACTGCCCGAGCGTGTGGAACGTGGTCAGCGACGGCCTGAACGCCTGGGTCGCCCGGCAGAAGGCGGCCGGCAGGTCCGACGACGACATCAAGGCGGACCTCGCCCGGTACGACCAGTGGGACCGCTACGACCACGACGGCGACGGCGACTTCAACGAGCCCGACGGCTACATCGACCACTTCCAGATCGTGCACGCCGGTGAGGACGAGTCCGCGGGCGGCGGCGCGCAGGGCAAGGACGCGATCTGGGCCCACCGCTGGTACGCCTTCGGCACCGACGCGGGCAGCACGGGCCCCGCGGACAACAAGCTGGGCGGCGCCCAGGTCGGCGACACCGGCATCTGGGTCGGCGACTACACCATCCAGCCGGAGAACGGCGGACTCGGCGTCTTCGCCCACGAGTACGGCCACGACCTCGGCCTGCCGGACGAGTACGACACCGCCGGCGGCGACAACTCCACCGGTTTCTGGACCCTGATGTCCGCCGGCTCCTGGCTCGGCACCGGCAAGGAGTCCATCGGCAACCTGCCCGGCGACATGAACGCCTGGGACAAGCTGCAGCTGGGCTGGCTGAACTACGACACCGCCAAGGCGGGCGTCTCCTCCTGGCACAAGCTGGGCTACGCGGAGTACAACACCAAGTACCGCCAGGCGCTGGTCGTCTCGCTGCCGGACAAGGCGGTCACCACCGAGATCGTCACCCCGGCGCAGGGCAGCACCCAGTGGTGGAGCGGCAGCGGTGACAACCTCAAGAACACCCTGACCCGTTCGCTCGACCTGACCGGCACGTCCTCGGCCACGCTGAGCCTCGACGGCTGGTACGACATCGAGAACGGCTACGACTACCTCTACACCGAGGTGTCCACCGACGGCGGCGCCAACTGGACCGCCCTGGACGGCACGGTGGACGGCCGGGCCATCCCCCGCGACGGCTCCGGCAAGCCGGCCCTGACCGGCACGGCCGACGGCTACGGGAAGCTGTCGTACCCGCTCGACGCCTACGCGGGCAAGAAGATCGGCCTGCGTTTCCGCTACCAGACCGACGGCGGGGTGTCCCAGAAGGGCTTCGCGGCCGACGAGATCACGGTTACGGCGGACGGCGGGCCCCTGTTCTCCGACAACGCCGAGTCCGCGGACGCCGGTTGGACGGCTTCCGGCTTCTCCCGCGTCGGCGCGTCCTTCACCAAGGACTACAAGCAGTACTACCTCGCCGAGAACCGGCAGTACGTGTCGTACGACAGGACCCTCAAGTCCGGCCCGTACAACTTCGGTTACCAGAACACCGGCCGTCCCGACTGGGTGGAGCACTACCCGTACCAGAACGGTCTGCTGATCTGGAAGTGGGACACCTCCCAGGCGGACAACAACACCAACGCCGACGCCCACCCGGGCACCGGTCTGATCCTCCCGGTCGACGCCCACCCGAAGGCGCTGCGCTGGTCCGACGGCACACTGCTGCGCAACCGCATGCAGGCCTACGACTCCACGTTCACGCTGGAGCCGACCGACGCGATCACGCTGCACCGGTCGGGCGTCGCGACCAGGATCAAGTCGCAGAAGGGGGTGCCGGTCTTCAACGATCACACCAGCACCTACTACGACCCGGCGAACCCGACCGGTGGCGTGAAGGTCACTGACACCAACACCAAGATCAAGATCATCAAGCAGGCCGGGAACGGCTCGACGATCGAGCTGGAAGTCGGCCACGCGGTGAAGTAGTCGGCGTTTTCGCAGGTCAGAAGCGTATCGGCGGGAACCCCTTGGCGGGTTGCCGCCGATCGTGTTTAGGTGCGTCATGTGGACCGCTTATTGACACCGACCGAAACGGGGATGTGACTGCATGGCCGCTGGAGGCTTTAGCAAGCTGCCGAACGGCACGGTCGTGGTGGCGCTGAATCTGCCCTACGGCTCCGCCGCGGTGCGCGTACTGGTGCATGCCCAGAACCGCGCCCGAGCCCTGACCAGGCTCCGCAATCTGGGGTTGCGCGCGATCTACCTCCGGGGGAACGCCGCGCCTCCGACCCCGGACGAGATCACCGCGGTGCTGCACCACCCGGACGGCCTGATATGGCGCACGGCACCCGCCGACAACGGTGTCATGGTGGACGAGCTGTGGCACCCGATCCGGGCACTGCTTCGCAGGTCGGCGGTGGTGTAGCCGGGGACTAACCGCTGACCACCGGCTTGCCCGTCAGTTCCACTCCCGCTTCCCTCAGCTCCTCCAGCGCACTCTCCGTCGTGTCCGCGGAGACGCCCGCCGTGAGGTCCAGCAGCACCTGGGTGCGGAAGCCCTCCCGGACGGCGTCCAGGGCGGTGGCCCTGACGCAGTGGTCGGTCGCTATGCCGACCACGTCGACCTCCTCGATCCGGCGCTCGCGGAGCCAGTCGGCCAGCGGGACTCCGTTCTCGTCCGCACCCTCGAAGCCGCTGTAGGCCGCCGAGTACGCCCCCTTGTCGAAGACGGCGTCGACCGCGCCGGAGGCGACGGCCGGGGCGAAGTTCGGGTGGAAGCCGACGCCCTCCGTGCCCGCGACACAGTGCGCGGGCCAGGAGCGGACGAAGTCGGGGTTGTCGGCGAAGTGGCCGCCGGGGGCGATGTGGTGGTCGCGGGTGGCGACCACGTGCCGGTACCCCGTACCGGCCGCCTGGCCGATCAGTTCCGTGATGGCGGCGGCGACATCGGCGCCGCCGGACACCGCGAGGCTGCCTCCCTCGCAGAAGTCGTTCTGCACGTCTACGACGATCAAGGCGCGGCGCATGGTGGGCGTCCTTCGACTAAGGGCTAATCAACTGAGCCTAGAGACTTCCGGGCCCGGA comes from Streptomyces sp. FXJ1.172 and encodes:
- a CDS encoding RDD family protein, with translation MSSEPPPGSGEQPPEDDPFRKRPPSDQGAGSPYDTPSGGGAQQPPPPGGGEQPPGGGGQQPPPYGGQQPPPYGGQQPPPYGGAQPPPYGGGPYGGGGPYGPDPLAGMPPLADSGRRTLARIVDMILVGIVVWLLTWAFGVREYNVNGDHVEVGKSVGQSLIAAVLYVAYDTFMISKNGQTLGKQWLGMRVANLDNGATPSAQTTLIRSLVLWVPFAFCCACIWTAICGGWSFFDRPYKQGLHDKAAKTVVVSTR
- a CDS encoding immune inhibitor A domain-containing protein, producing MTSRSWTFRAAAVGVTLAAASATFATFAVAEAATRPARPAVTSRHDPAPVKQEAHDLDGPLSKTRKAQRQEALNQLIAGKTKAKDRHGSKVVELKSGKGDGKYVELSREKSDKIFTILVEFGDRTDPKYGGTAGPLHNTIAAPDRAKDNSTAWQKDYGQKHYQDLYFGTGKKTESLKKYYEKQSSGRYSVDGEVSDWVKVPYNEARYGNNACGSTNCPSVWNVVSDGLNAWVARQKAAGRSDDDIKADLARYDQWDRYDHDGDGDFNEPDGYIDHFQIVHAGEDESAGGGAQGKDAIWAHRWYAFGTDAGSTGPADNKLGGAQVGDTGIWVGDYTIQPENGGLGVFAHEYGHDLGLPDEYDTAGGDNSTGFWTLMSAGSWLGTGKESIGNLPGDMNAWDKLQLGWLNYDTAKAGVSSWHKLGYAEYNTKYRQALVVSLPDKAVTTEIVTPAQGSTQWWSGSGDNLKNTLTRSLDLTGTSSATLSLDGWYDIENGYDYLYTEVSTDGGANWTALDGTVDGRAIPRDGSGKPALTGTADGYGKLSYPLDAYAGKKIGLRFRYQTDGGVSQKGFAADEITVTADGGPLFSDNAESADAGWTASGFSRVGASFTKDYKQYYLAENRQYVSYDRTLKSGPYNFGYQNTGRPDWVEHYPYQNGLLIWKWDTSQADNNTNADAHPGTGLILPVDAHPKALRWSDGTLLRNRMQAYDSTFTLEPTDAITLHRSGVATRIKSQKGVPVFNDHTSTYYDPANPTGGVKVTDTNTKIKIIKQAGNGSTIELEVGHAVK
- a CDS encoding nicotinamidase, coding for MRRALIVVDVQNDFCEGGSLAVSGGADVAAAITELIGQAAGTGYRHVVATRDHHIAPGGHFADNPDFVRSWPAHCVAGTEGVGFHPNFAPAVASGAVDAVFDKGAYSAAYSGFEGADENGVPLADWLRERRIEEVDVVGIATDHCVRATALDAVREGFRTQVLLDLTAGVSADTTESALEELREAGVELTGKPVVSG